The sequence GCCCGCGCAGGCCCGGGTGCTCGGTTTCAAGCCCGGCGACACCCCGCTGCTCCCGGTCGTGATGCGGCTGGCCCCCGAGCTGTCCCTCTCGGGCAACTGGGCGCTGCTGGCCCGCGCCGTGCTGGAGGAGCTGTCCTCCGTCGGCGTACCGGTCCTGCTGGGGGTGCGGCCCGTGGAGGGCCGGGTGCCACTGCTCCTGGGCCTGCGCTCGGAGAGCGAACGCACCGCCGTCGCGGACCGGGTGGCCGCGGCGCTGCGGGCGGGTGTGGAGCGGGCCGGGCTGGAGCGGGCGGGGGCCCATCCGCCGGTCGTGGTGGTCGGCGTCGCGGGCGGCTGGGCGGCGGCCGGGGCGGGGCTGCGGCACGCGGCGGAGACGGCCGCGGCGGCGCAGGGGCTGAGCGACCGGCCGTGGTACGACGCCCGGCGGCTGGACATCGACCTGCTGCTGTGGCGGCTGCGGGACCATCCGGACCTGGCGGCCTTCGTGGACCGGGCGATCGGCCCGCTGCGCGATCACGACCGCACCTCGCGCCCCGCGCTGCTGCCCACCCTGGAGATGTACCTCGCCCATGCGGGCCGCAAGGCGGAGACGGCGCGCGAGCTGCATCTGAACCGGCAGACGCTCTACAACCGGCTGGCCCGCATCGGTGAACTGCTCGGCACCGACCTGGACGACCCGCAGACGGTACTGGCCCTCAGCCTGGCGCTGCGGGCCCGCCGCCACGCCGGATGACGTGGCGGCCGCGGCCACGCCGGATGACATCGCCGCCGCACAGGGCCGGTGCTTCGGCGCCCCGTCCGCTCAGCGCACTCGGGGCACCGCCAGGGGCTGCGCCAACTCGTCGTACACGCTGAGCACTTGGGCGATCGTGTCGTCCTCGGTGGGCCATCCGGCCGCCCGGATCCGCCCCGCATCGGCGAGCCGCTCGCGTCGCCGCGGATCGCCGAGCAACCGCACGACGGTACGGGCCAGCGCCTCGGCGTTCCCGTACGGGACCAGTTCCGCGGCGTCACCCACGAGTTCGGGCACCCCGCCGACCGCGGTGGCGACCAGCGGCACGCCGAGCCGCAGTGACTCCTGCGCCAGCAGCGACCGGGCCTCCCAGCGGCTGGGCACGACGGCCACGTCGGCGGTGGCCAGCAGTTCACCGATATCGTTCCGGCCCCCGAGGAGAGAGACCGGCAACTCCTCTTCCCTGACGCGCCGTTGCAGCGCCGCCCGGTCCCGCCCCTCGCCCGCGATGATCAGCAGGGGCGCGGGATCGAGTTCACGCCATACCCGGGCGGCGTCCAGCAGGGTGTCGAATCCGTGATGCGGTACGAGACTGCCAGCGGCCATCAGCAACGGGCGCCCCACCGCTCCCAGTTCGGCCCGCACCTTGGCGCCGTGGACGGTGTCGGGGAACCGGGCGACCGGCACGGCGACCGGTGCGAGCCGGGCATCGCGCGCCCCTCGGCCGCGCGCCCGGTCCACCAGGTCCGACGACGGGGCGAGCACAACGTCCGCCGCCCGCACGGCCCTTCGCTCCAGCAGCCGCAGCACCCGCCGACGGGCGCCTTCGGCATGGACGCGGGTGTGCCAGGTCATGACCAGCGGAACCGTACGGCCGCTGAGGGCGAGAGCGGTACGCACGGCCGCGTGCAGCCCATGGGCGTGCACGACGTCCGCGCCCGCGCAGGCGGCGCGCAGCGCGGCGACGGCCGCCGGGTCGCTGCGCCGGGGCACGGGGGCGAAGTGGGCCCCCGTCGCCGGGAAGTCGTAGACGCGGTCCACTGCGGCCGGGGCGCAGACGGTGACCTGCACTCCCCTGGCGATCAGTCCCGCGGCCAGCGAACCGACGTGCGCGCTACTGCCCGCACTGCCGCCGCCCAGGACTTGGACCGTACGCAGATGTGACACGTTGAATGGCTCCCGGGGCTCCCGAGTCGGCGGTGGGTACTCACCAAGGATGCCAGTCCGTACGCACGTTCCGGGACCGCAGGAACGTTGCTGCGGCACCCTCGTCGACAACCGGACGCACCGCACCACTCGTACGAGTGAAGTACCTGGCGCGAAGTTGCCGCCCCTGGTAGGACCACATCCCCGAGCGCACGCCCGGAGCGCGAAGAGAGCGCGCCCGGCGCCCACGGAGTAGAGGGGACGAGCCGACAAGCGCCTCCGGACCGCCCAGGGGGGC is a genomic window of Streptomyces sp. NBC_01237 containing:
- a CDS encoding glycosyltransferase family 4 protein; the encoded protein is MSHLRTVQVLGGGSAGSSAHVGSLAAGLIARGVQVTVCAPAAVDRVYDFPATGAHFAPVPRRSDPAAVAALRAACAGADVVHAHGLHAAVRTALALSGRTVPLVMTWHTRVHAEGARRRVLRLLERRAVRAADVVLAPSSDLVDRARGRGARDARLAPVAVPVARFPDTVHGAKVRAELGAVGRPLLMAAGSLVPHHGFDTLLDAARVWRELDPAPLLIIAGEGRDRAALQRRVREEELPVSLLGGRNDIGELLATADVAVVPSRWEARSLLAQESLRLGVPLVATAVGGVPELVGDAAELVPYGNAEALARTVVRLLGDPRRRERLADAGRIRAAGWPTEDDTIAQVLSVYDELAQPLAVPRVR